The following nucleotide sequence is from Aspergillus nidulans FGSC A4 chromosome I.
ATAGGATACCTAACCGTTTGTCTGCCTGTTTGATGTTTGCCAGGAGTTGCACCTAGTGTTTGCTCAGTTCTGCGAGTGTGTTCTTAGTCGTCATGAATACCGGGTAATACCCGGTCCTGGTGGATCAGGGCTCGTACCGTTAATCTCTGGTGTCTAGATGGGAGGTAGGAAGAGACTCATCCATCCTGTTAGCATGAAGTCAGATGGCGGTCATAGTGGGAGTTATGAGTTGTCTTCTGTGATTTTCATACTTTTTCCCCCTTGCaatgtggaggagaagagatatTTTTTCTCCGGTTGTTAGGCAGGTTTAATAGTCAAGTGCAGGTGCTTAGAGCGTATTGTCTATTCAATTCAGTCCTTGCATCATTGCAATAAATAGACGCTAATTACTTGTGGCAGCACTTCTTGCATCTATGAGTGGTGTATAAGCAGGCTAATAATACATATAGTTGCATAGAGGCTAGGTCTTGACCTTTAGCCCCATAATTATCAGAGTATCAGAGAGACTTCATACGGCGGAGCTATACCTCTACAGAGCCGCCAGCATCTCCTCTACTCGTCCAAACTTCTCCCGTGGCTTGCTCTTGAGCGATCCACGCTCGCGCTCCGCACGGTCAATTCGCTCCCAGTCTTCCCAGGTCGTTGCTCTTACACCACGCTGCTCTGCCTCGGCACGGACGCCCTCCCATCCGAGGCCGGTCCTTTCGTTCGATGGGTTGAGCAGAGTGTTACCATGCTGTGCCACATCCGCTGCGATCGCGTCCGCCGTGCTGAACGCGTCTGTCATTGTTGTGGCAATCACACCCGTCGGTCCCCGCTTGACCCACCCGGCACAGTATAGCCCCGGCAGATGCGAAATCAGGGACCCATTTGGGAGTGTATCATGAGTCCCGGCCTCTGACGCCAGAGGCACAGTGACCCGGCCAAAGCCGTCGTTGGGAATTACTCCGCGGCTCTCATCGAATGGCACTCCAAGGTCTTCTAGTCCAGGCAAGGGAAGACCTTTGTAGCCGACGCTGCGAAAGAACGTGTTCGCGGGAATGTTGACTTTGGCCGGCTTGCCGTCGGAAAGGTGCTTGGGCCTAACCTTGGCGCTTGCGGAGAACGGATCCGCGGGGTCGAGTTCGTTGCGGGCGAAGCGCACATGAGACAGGCGGTAAGGGAAGACAGGAGACCAGTTGAGACACTCTggcgagaggaggaagtcAAGAGACCACGACTTGGTGGTTGTGGTAGGGTCATTGGTAGATCCTTTGGAGAGTAGCTGGATCAGTCGTTTCTGCGCCCTTGGGAGGGCTGAAATGACGTCTTCTGGGGGAAGAAGATCACGAGGAATGGGGTCAAATGATACAGAGGGGAGCTGTAGCAGTTCTCGAACCTCTTTAATAGTAAACGACGCCTATCGGGGTTAGAAAAGTAATGTACGGCCAAGGGACTGACGTACCTGCAACGGGCCTCTGCGGCCTACTACCCGGACCCTCTTGATTTTGCTGCTGGACAGCGTCTCCAAGGCGTAATCGGCGATGTCAGTCTGGCGGAGACGATCCACTCCGGACAGTAGTATCCTAGCTACATCCAATGCAACATTGCCTTGACCGATAATCACAGCATCCTCTCCCGCGGCAAGGTCCGGGTTCAGGTCTCGATGCTCCGGTAGCCCGTTATACCATCCCACAAACTCCCGCGCCGAATATACACTGCGCAATGCGTCCTCTCCTTGGATCCCCAGCTTCTTATCCTTCGGAGCGCCATAGGCGAACAGGATGGCGTCGTAGTGTGGCTTGAGCACCCGAAGAGGCAGCGTTTCGCCCAACTCAACGTTGCCAATAAAGTTGAAGCGTGGAGATGCTGCAACTTCCGTAAACTTCTCTTCACAGTTCTGACCGCCGCCGTTAGTCCTCGGTTCTCACCCATAGCTGATGGGAGACAGACCTTTACTTCCGGATGGTCCGGAGCTACGCCGTACCTTGCCAGGCCAAACGGCACAGGCAGCTTCTCGTACATATCTACTACCGCATCCTCGACCTTCCCCAAGAGCCGATATGCTGCGTAAAAACCAGCGGGGCCCGAGCCTACAATGGCTACTCGGAAGGGTCGGTTGGT
It contains:
- a CDS encoding NADPH-adrenodoxin reductase (transcript_id=CADANIAT00006718), whose product is MYEKLPVPFGLARYGVAPDHPEVKNCEEKFTEVAASPRFNFIGNVELGETLPLRVLKPHYDAILFAYGAPKDKKLGIQGEDALRSVYSAREFVGWYNGLPEHRDLNPDLAAGEDAVIIGQGNVALDVARILLSGVDRLRQTDIADYALETLSSSKIKRVRVVGRRGPLQASFTIKEVRELLQLPSVSFDPIPRDLLPPEDVISALPRAQKRLIQLLSKGSTNDPTTTTKSWSLDFLLSPECLNWSPVFPYRLSHVRFARNELDPADPFSASAKVRPKHLSDGKPAKVNIPANTFFRSVGYKGLPLPGLEDLGVPFDESRGVIPNDGFGRVTVPLASEAGTHDTLPNGSLISHLPGLYCAGWVKRGPTGVIATTMTDAFSTADAIAADVAQHGNTLLNPSNERTGLGWEGVRAEAEQRGVRATTWEDWERIDRAERERGSLKSKPREKFGRVEEMLAAL